The following coding sequences lie in one Cylindrospermum stagnale PCC 7417 genomic window:
- a CDS encoding tyrosine-type recombinase/integrase, producing MKINRHGRAKVLTQQEIQLIFSHGLENDRDRMLFGVCLFSACRIRECVTLLTQDIYTNKGNVRPQFVLRKSNTKGKLATRSIPVIEDLRRLLADYYPTAGKIYLFPGRSNGHISHDSAARILRQACEQVGIIGVSTHSFRRTALTQMSNAGIPLRVIQEISGHRNLEQLQRYLEVTDEQVLGAAAALSMLSPVSEDVGKYAFNDIALKAPNVGIPADD from the coding sequence ATGAAAATCAATCGGCACGGACGCGCCAAAGTTCTGACACAGCAAGAAATACAGTTAATCTTCTCTCACGGCTTGGAAAATGACCGGGATAGAATGCTGTTTGGCGTGTGCCTGTTTAGTGCCTGTAGAATCCGAGAATGTGTAACCCTACTCACTCAAGACATCTACACGAACAAAGGGAATGTTAGACCACAGTTTGTCCTGAGAAAGTCAAACACTAAAGGCAAACTAGCCACACGCTCAATCCCAGTGATTGAAGACTTACGGCGGTTACTGGCTGATTATTACCCAACAGCGGGAAAGATTTATTTATTCCCCGGTCGCAGCAATGGACATATCAGCCATGACTCAGCAGCAAGGATATTAAGGCAAGCTTGTGAGCAAGTAGGAATTATAGGAGTGAGTACCCACAGCTTTAGAAGGACAGCTTTAACCCAGATGAGCAATGCTGGTATACCACTGAGGGTAATTCAGGAGATTTCGGGGCATAGGAATTTAGAGCAGTTGCAAAGATACCTGGAAGTGACTGATGAGCAGGTGTTAGGGGCAGCGGCGGCGCTGTCGATGTTGTCGCCAGTTTCGGAGGATGTCGGGAAATATGCCTTTAACGACATCGCTTTAAAAGCCCCTAATGTAGGGATTCCAGCCGATGATTAG
- a CDS encoding helix-turn-helix domain-containing protein encodes MIRFKLAIADKLLLTIAEVHLLTGLSKELLRNAITAGELKAKVIGKSWRVKHSDLEEYVDKLF; translated from the coding sequence ATGATTAGGTTTAAATTAGCGATCGCCGATAAGCTGCTGCTGACTATTGCTGAGGTACATCTGCTAACGGGATTGTCTAAAGAACTTCTCAGGAATGCGATTACAGCAGGGGAGTTAAAAGCCAAAGTGATTGGTAAGAGTTGGCGAGTTAAACACAGTGACCTAGAAGAGTATGTTGACAAGCTGTTTTGA